One genomic segment of Hordeum vulgare subsp. vulgare chromosome 2H, MorexV3_pseudomolecules_assembly, whole genome shotgun sequence includes these proteins:
- the LOC123429618 gene encoding peroxidase 2-like, with protein MARLVLVAVLAVLGSVACQASGYGYTYPNPTPIITGTPQPSPSPPPPATPPPSPTPTPEYPTPTSSAPATSPSVSPPTSSTPSPPSTLPPSPTATPVYPTPTPTTPAPPPASTPAPPPPATGLEVGYYDDKCPDAENIVLDAVRNTTAGVKAGLIRLFFHDCFVRGCDASVLLNKIAGKPEPEKLGIPNLSLRGFEVIDAAKKKLEEKCPGVVSCADIVAFAGRDASKLLSTYKINFNMPAGRYDGFVSLKDETLANLPPPFANLDTLTQMFANKTLSQTDMVVLSGAHSIGRSHCSSFSNRLQPSANDNSNTSMDATFAGKLTQDCTAGSDPMVPQDYKTVDVLDSQYYRNVIDRKVLFTSDAALMTSLQTKSLVQEYTKWLIGDLKWYKHFGDAMVKMGNIEVKDSTKGEIRKMCGLVN; from the exons ATGGCCAGGCTTGTCCTTGTCGCCGTACTGGCGGTGCTCGGTTCCGTGGCCTGCCAAGCATCCGGCTACGGCTACACCTATCCCAACCCCACTCCCATCATAACCGGTACTCCGCAGCCGAGCCCTTCCCCACCTCCACCGGCTACTCCCCCGCCCAGCCCTACCCCTACACCGGAATATCCCACCCCGACTTCCAGCGCGCCGGCAACGTCCCCATCAGTTTCTCCTCCGACCAGCTCTACCCCGTCACCACCGTCTACCCTTCCCCCGAGCCCTACTGCTACCCCGGTCTATCCCACCCCCACTCCCACCACTCCCGCGCCCCCACCGGCTTCTACTCCTGCCCCGCCTCCACCTGCCACCGGGCTCGAGGTCGGCTACTACGATGACAAGTGCCCTGACGCGGAGAACATTGTGTTGGATGCCGTGCGCAACACCACCGCCGGCGTGAAGGCCGGGCTCATCCGCCTCTTCTTCCACGACTGCTTTGTCCGG GGTTGCGATGCCTCTGTCCTGCTGAACAAGATCGCTGGCAAGCCGGAGCCCGAGAAGCTCGGTATCCCGAACCTGAGCCTGCGTGGCTTCGAAGTGATAGACGCGGCAAAGAAGAAGCTCGAGGAAAAATGTCCCGGTGTCGTCTCGTGCGCCGACATCGTCGCCTTCGCAGGCCGTGACGCTAGCAAGTTACTCAGCACCTACAAAATAAACTTCAACATGCCAGCCGGCCGCTACGATGGGTTCGTGTCCCTCAAAGACGAGACCCTCGCCAACCTGCCTCCACCCTTCGCCAACCTCGACACACTCACACAAATGTTCGCCAACAAGACACTCAGCCAAACCGACATGGTCGTGCTCTCGGGCGCGCACAGCATCGGCCGCTCGCACTGCTCCTCCTTCAGCAACCGTCTCCAGCCGTCGGCCAACGACAACTCCAACACGTCGATGGATGCCACGTTCGCTGGGAAGCTGACCCAGGACTGCACCGCCGGTAGTGATCCCATGGTGCCGCAGGACTACAAGACCGTTGACGTGTTGGACAGCCAGTACTACAGGAACGTGATCGATCGCAAAGTGCTCTTCACCTCTGACGCGGCGCTCATGACGTCGCTGCAGACGAAGAGCTTGGTGCAGGAGTACACTAAATGGCTCATCGGAGATCTCAAGTGGTACAAACATTTCggggatgcaatggtgaagatggGAAATATCGAAGTGAAGGACAGCACCAAAGGTGAGATCAGAAAGATGTGCGGGCTCGTCAATTAA